A single region of the Actinomycetota bacterium genome encodes:
- a CDS encoding aminotransferase class V-fold PLP-dependent enzyme: protein MTVTDLTEDPGAAPAGPADPAAALVERIRRGVVGDNQVLEGPYGPRRIVYADWTASGRALDFVEDAIRDRVLPWYANTHTESSGTGRRTTRLREQARQVIHQAVGGTDQDLVIFAGSGATAAVAKLTGLLQLGRPAGPAGPAGTRPVVFVGPFEHHSNLLPWRESAAEVVAIGEDRNGQVDLAGLEAELARHAGRPLLVGAFSAASNVTGIISDVDGIAALLHRHGALSVWDYSAAAPYLPIRMGESAPGAGDHKDAVFFSPHKFVGGPQTPGVLVVRRDLARNQVPTVPGGGTVAFVDPVGQRYLDDPVAREEGGTPGIVESVRAGLVVALKQAVGTDLIQAREQRLLHRALARWHRNPNLELLGNLEVPRLPIVSFRIRHGTRHLHHELVVAMLNDLFGIQARGGCSCAGPYGHRLLGIDPDRSRALNDQAGQGWMGIKPGWVRLSFNYFIDDEVAGFLVEAVDLLATSGHRLLGDYRFDPRSGHWRHRDAPPDPVLSLADLLDGWSGPGPVSGGDDLAGHLERARVLLGAAGPLPPEAGPSWLPPELERLRDFHLPTTVWSRPSADGQ from the coding sequence ATGACCGTCACCGACCTGACCGAGGATCCCGGGGCCGCCCCCGCCGGGCCCGCCGACCCGGCGGCGGCCCTGGTGGAACGGATCCGCCGCGGCGTCGTCGGCGACAACCAGGTGCTGGAGGGGCCGTACGGGCCGCGGCGGATCGTCTACGCCGACTGGACCGCCTCGGGCCGGGCGCTCGACTTCGTCGAGGACGCCATCCGCGACCGCGTCCTGCCCTGGTACGCCAACACCCACACCGAGAGCTCGGGCACCGGCCGGCGCACCACCCGGCTGCGCGAGCAGGCCCGCCAGGTGATCCACCAGGCCGTCGGCGGCACCGACCAGGACCTGGTCATCTTCGCCGGGTCGGGAGCGACGGCGGCGGTGGCCAAGCTGACCGGGCTGCTGCAGCTCGGCCGCCCGGCCGGTCCCGCCGGCCCGGCCGGGACGCGGCCGGTGGTGTTCGTGGGGCCGTTCGAGCACCACTCCAACCTGCTTCCCTGGCGCGAGTCGGCCGCCGAGGTGGTGGCCATCGGCGAGGACCGGAACGGCCAGGTCGACCTGGCCGGGCTGGAGGCGGAGCTGGCCCGCCACGCCGGGCGGCCGCTGCTGGTCGGCGCCTTCTCGGCCGCCTCCAACGTCACCGGCATCATCTCGGATGTCGACGGGATCGCCGCCCTGCTGCACCGCCACGGCGCGCTGTCGGTCTGGGACTACTCGGCCGCCGCCCCCTACCTGCCGATCCGGATGGGGGAGAGCGCCCCCGGCGCCGGGGACCACAAGGACGCCGTCTTCTTCTCCCCCCACAAGTTCGTCGGCGGCCCCCAGACCCCCGGGGTCCTGGTCGTCCGCCGCGACCTGGCCCGCAACCAGGTCCCCACCGTGCCCGGGGGCGGCACCGTCGCCTTCGTCGACCCGGTCGGCCAGCGCTACCTGGACGACCCGGTGGCCCGGGAGGAGGGCGGCACCCCCGGGATCGTCGAGTCGGTCCGGGCCGGGCTGGTCGTGGCCCTCAAGCAGGCCGTCGGGACCGACCTCATCCAGGCGCGGGAGCAGCGGCTCCTCCACCGGGCGCTGGCCCGCTGGCACCGCAACCCCAACCTTGAGCTGCTCGGCAACCTGGAGGTCCCGCGGCTGCCGATCGTGTCCTTCCGCATCCGCCACGGCACCCGCCACCTGCACCACGAGCTGGTGGTGGCGATGCTGAACGACCTGTTCGGCATCCAGGCCCGGGGCGGCTGCTCGTGCGCCGGCCCCTACGGGCACCGGCTCCTCGGCATCGACCCGGACCGGTCGCGGGCCCTGAACGACCAGGCCGGCCAGGGCTGGATGGGGATCAAGCCCGGCTGGGTCCGGCTCAGCTTCAACTACTTCATCGACGACGAGGTCGCCGGCTTCCTGGTCGAGGCCGTCGACCTCCTGGCCACCTCCGGCCACCGGCTCCTCGGCGACTACCGCTTCGACCCGCGCAGCGGCCACTGGCGCCACCGGGACGCGCCGCCCGACCCGGTCCTGTCGCTTGCCGACCTGCTCGACGGCTGGTCCGGGCCCGGCCCGGTCAGCGGCGGCGACGACCTCGCCGGCCACCTGGAGCGGGCGAGGGTCCTGCTCGGGGCGGCCGGGCCGCTCCCCCCGGAGGCAGGGCCGAGCTGGCTCCCGCCCGAGCTGGAGCGTCTGCGCGACTTCCACCTGCCTACGACGGTGTGGAGTCGGCCCTCGGCCGACGGTCAATAG
- a CDS encoding DedA family protein — MAEIAEGVLSLSGWAALAFLFVLPALEAPAFLGLVLPGEVALLLGGVLAQQGRVPLAAALAVGVGGALAGDSAGYWIGRRWGPRLLASRLGRRVGPARLHRVESLLLRGGGRALLVGRCTAGARVVLPGLAGMLGLRYRTFALWTGVAAVVWAVAHVLAGYAAGAGWRHVHHLSGRAGIVLAVLLAAALAAAWLRRRPGRRTRRSESIDRRPRADSTPS; from the coding sequence ATGGCGGAGATCGCCGAAGGCGTGCTGTCGCTCTCCGGCTGGGCGGCCCTGGCGTTTCTGTTCGTCCTGCCGGCCCTGGAGGCGCCGGCCTTCCTCGGCCTGGTGCTCCCCGGCGAGGTGGCCCTGCTGCTCGGCGGCGTGCTGGCCCAGCAGGGCCGCGTCCCGCTGGCCGCCGCCCTCGCCGTCGGTGTCGGCGGTGCCCTGGCCGGCGACTCGGCCGGCTACTGGATCGGCCGGCGCTGGGGCCCGCGGCTGCTCGCCTCCAGGCTCGGCCGCCGGGTGGGGCCGGCCCGCCTCCACCGGGTCGAGTCGCTGCTGCTGCGGGGCGGAGGCCGGGCCCTGCTGGTGGGGCGCTGCACCGCCGGGGCCCGGGTCGTGCTCCCCGGCCTGGCCGGCATGCTCGGGCTGCGCTACCGGACCTTCGCCCTCTGGACCGGGGTGGCCGCCGTCGTCTGGGCCGTTGCCCACGTCCTCGCCGGCTACGCCGCCGGCGCCGGCTGGCGTCACGTCCACCACCTCAGCGGCCGGGCCGGGATCGTCCTGGCCGTCCTGCTCGCGGCCGCCCTGGCCGCCGCCTGGCTGCGGCGCCGCCCCGGCCGGCGAACTCGCCGGTCGGAATCTATTGACCGTCGGCCGAGGGCCGACTCCACACCGTCGTAG
- a CDS encoding hemolysin III family protein has translation MSDHPVPHPRPVTPRLRGRLHQAAFLASLPAGLALLLAAGSGRARLAALIYVVSLVAMFGTSAALHRRRWSAKAWLRMDRLDRAMIYVLIAGSYTPVILLALRPGWRVAFLALVWTVAAAGIVLVLLRTANPVVGLTRMILYLGLGWVSVLLLPQLVGTLGLGKVALAMVGGLFYTVGVVVLIRQRPNPVPNVFGYHEVWHAFTVAAGACHFAFIWLLATAG, from the coding sequence ATGAGCGACCACCCCGTCCCCCACCCGCGGCCGGTGACGCCGCGCCTGCGCGGGCGGCTGCACCAGGCGGCGTTCCTGGCCTCGCTCCCGGCCGGGTTGGCGCTGCTGCTGGCGGCCGGCTCCGGCCGGGCCCGGCTGGCCGCGCTCATCTACGTGGTCAGCCTGGTCGCCATGTTCGGCACCAGCGCCGCCCTGCACCGGCGGCGCTGGTCGGCGAAGGCGTGGCTGCGGATGGACCGCCTGGACCGGGCGATGATCTACGTGCTGATCGCCGGCAGCTACACCCCGGTGATCCTGCTCGCCCTCCGGCCCGGCTGGCGGGTCGCCTTCCTGGCCCTGGTCTGGACCGTGGCCGCCGCCGGCATCGTGCTGGTGCTGCTGCGGACGGCCAACCCGGTCGTCGGCCTGACCCGCATGATCCTGTACCTGGGGCTGGGCTGGGTCTCGGTCCTGCTCCTGCCCCAGCTGGTCGGCACCCTCGGGCTCGGCAAGGTCGCCCTGGCCATGGTCGGCGGGCTCTTCTACACCGTCGGCGTGGTCGTGCTGATCCGCCAGCGGCCCAACCCGGTCCCGAACGTGTTCGGCTACCACGAGGTGTGGCACGCCTTCACGGTCGCGGCCGGTGCCTGCCACTTCGCCTTCATCTGGCTGCTGGCCACCGCCGGCTGA